Proteins from a genomic interval of Trifolium pratense cultivar HEN17-A07 linkage group LG6, ARS_RC_1.1, whole genome shotgun sequence:
- the LOC123889347 gene encoding signal peptide peptidase-like 4 — protein sequence MVSFGDSSTYAVFSVFTLLLTVTFAGDIVHPDKYAPKKPGCDNNFVLVKVPTWIDGVESGEYVGVGARFGPTLESKEKRANHTRVAIADPPDCCSKPKNKLTGEVILVHRGQCSFTTKANIAEEAGASAILIINNRAGLFKMVCEDNETDIDIGIPAVMLPQDAGETLQNYIQNKSTVSVQLYSPKRPQVDVAEVFLWLMAVGTILCASYWSAWTAREGAIEREKLLKDDSNEYLNTENAGSSGYVEISTVAAVSFVVIASCFLFMLYKLMSYWFVEILVVLFCIGGVEGLQTCLVALLSCFSWSQHAAQTYVKIPFFGAVSYLTLAVTPFCIVFAVVWGVKRRVSYAWIGQDILGIALIITVLQIVHIPNLKVGTVLLGCSFVYDIVWVFMSKLVFHESVMIVVARGDRSGEDGIPMLLKIPRLFDPWGGYSIIGFGDIILPGLLVAFSLRYDWLAKRNLRAGYFLWAMSAYGLGLLVTYLALNLMDGHGQPALLYIVPFTLGTFLSLGKKRGELEILWTRGQPKMPCPHIREDHQPVDQ from the exons ATGGTTTCATTTGGTGATTCTAGTACTTATGCTGTCTTCTCTGTGTTCACGCTTCTTCTTACTGTTACTTTTGCTGGTGATATAGTACATCCTGATAAATATGCTCCTAAGAAACCTGGTTGTGACAACAACTTTGTTCTG gTCAAAGTTCCAACTTGGATTGACGGCGTAGAAAGTGGCGAGTATGTCGGTGTTGGTGCAAGATTTGGACCTACATTGGAGTCAAAAGAAAAGCGGGCAAACCATACTAGAGTTGCCATTGCAGATCCTCCTGATTGTTGTAGCAAGCCTAAGAATAAG cTTACCGGCGAGGTCATTTTGGTGCACCGAGGACAATGTAGTTTCACAACCAAGGCAAATATAGCTGAAGAAGCTGGTGCTTCAGCCATCCTGATTATAAATAACCGTGCAG GACTCTTCAAGATGGTCTGTGAAGATAACGAAACCGATATTGATATTGGAATACCTGCTGTCATGCTTCCACAAGATGCCGGTGAAACCTTGCAAAATTATATACAAAACAAGTCCACAG TGTCTGTGCAGTTATACTCTCCAAAACGTCCACAGGTCGATGTCGCAGAAGTATTTTTATGGCTTATGGCTGTTGGTACCATTCTCTGTGCTTCTTACTGGTCTGCCTGGACTGCCAGAGAAGGTGCTATCGAGCGAGAGAAGCTATTAAAG GATGATTCAAATGAGTATCTAAATACAGAGAATGCTGGTTCCAGTGGTTATGTGGAAATAAGTACAGTAGCAGCAGTTTCATTTGTTGTGATCGCTTCTTGTTTCTTGTTTATGCTTTACAAACTAATGTCGTACTGGTTTGTTGAAATTCTGGTGGTTCTTTTTTGCATTGGTGGGGTTGAG GGACTGCAAACTTGCTTGGTGGCTCTTTTATCATG TTTCAGCTGGTCTCAACATGCTGCACAAACATATGTGAAAATACCCTTCTTTGGTGCTGTATCATATCTCACGCTTGCTGTTACTCCCTTCTGCATAGTGTTTGCTGTGGTTTGGGGAGTTAAACGTCGTGTATCGTATGCTTGGATTGGTCAAGATATTCTT GGTATCGCTTTGATAATTACGGTTCTCCAGATTGTCCACATACCAAATCTCAAG GTTGGAACTGTTCTACTCGGCTGTTCCTTCGTATATGACATCGTCTGGGTGTTTATGTCTAAACTTGTGTTCCATGAGAGTGTGATGATAGTG GTAGCTCGTGGTGACAGAAGTGGAGAAGACGGCATCCCCATGCTGCTCAAGATACCGCGTTTATTCGATCCTTGGGGTGGTTACAGTATCATCGGTTTCGGGGACATAATCTTACCAGGCCTTCTAGTAGCATTTTCATTAAG GTATGATTGGTTAGCAAAGAGGAACCTTCGAGCAGGATACTTTTTGTGGGCAATGAGTGCTTATGGTTTAG GTTTGCTTGTCACATACTTAGCTTTGAATTTGATGGATGGGCATGGTCAACCAGCTTTGCTGTATATAGTTCCATTTACACTTG GAACCTTTTTGTCACTGGGAAAGAAGAGAGGTGAACTCGAAATCTTATGGACAAGAGGGCAACCAAAAATGCCTTGCCCTCACATTCGAGAGGATCATCAACCAGTGGATCAGTGA